Within Sorghum bicolor cultivar BTx623 chromosome 2, Sorghum_bicolor_NCBIv3, whole genome shotgun sequence, the genomic segment AAAACACTAATCTGCTGGAAGAATCCATAGGTTATATTTGACAATCAATAaaacatttattatatatatactgaaTCTTCATAGCCACCAATTTGTACTCAAGATTTGAAACAAACAATATAGGCCATGCTTGTCTTGTGATATTTTGATGATCAAACTATTTATTTAATCTATCGTATAACCCAGGTCACTACTCAAACAACAATGGTAATAACATCACATGTACGAATAAAGAAGTTTTAAGCCATCAAATTATCATTGCAATTGCTTATATTGACTATAGATgtgcatgtactatatgcatatATAAACATGAGATTGGACAAGGACTTTACTGATCTTGTCACTATTTTCTTTCACATGCAATTGAAACCTTTagttagcaaaatgcaaaggtaCCGCTCCGATAGTCTAGCAACCATTTCTCATGTGGTACATGAAAAACAATATAATTTTTCTGTGAGAAGACCAATGCATTGCaggagttaggccttgtttagttccagaaAATTTGGTAAAATAAACACTATACCACTTtcattatggactaactaggttcaaaagattcgtcttacaaattatagttaaactgtgtaattaattatttcttatatttatatttaatattcaatGCATGTCCCGGAGAATCTAAAGAATTTTACAAATTGTtcttttaactaaacaaggccatagaaaAGTTATGCCCAAACAGGCTAATCCCCTGTGGAGCAATAGTAGGAATCGAGGATGCTGTGGAAAAgccatgaaaataaaaaattattccGGACCTGACGCGATGGGGATCAACGAGGAAACAAGATCATGTCAGAGACGAAGAACACGAGAATGTGTGAGCCCTCATCTCCAGATCTCCTGAGTTGCTACACTCGGAAACATAAAAAAACTGCCTGAATCAAACAAGGGATCGGCGCATGGCTCGATCGGTCACAGCTTCCAATCATCGGATCATTTTGTCTCTCTCCCATGAGCATATGATGACTCaactctctcctctctctcacacacacacacgtctAACCTCAGGCAATACTTAACTCGACACGATATCAAGGATTCACGAGCTACCAATTAAAGCCAACTAGGTTTCTAGGGCTCAGCTTTTGAAGAGCAAAGGTGCAAGTAGTAGTAAAGCAAAGGGGTCTCTCCTTATGGAAGACACATGCATGCATAGAAGCTACATGGCGAAAGATCAATGAAAGCATTAGCATCATAACACTGAGCAAAAACACACCAACAAGAATCACCACAAAACCATCAGCGAGAACAGTGAAAGAAAACCATCTCAAATGTCTCATCAAGGTCCCCTAACTGTCAGATTTTAGCCATTTGCAGCGACTGAGTATATTGCTACTCACCCCATCAAATGATCCCAAGAAGCAAACAAGTCTAACCCGCGCCTAAGCTAAGCTAGGCTCTAGAAAGGAACATGAATTTATGCATCTCAATAAGAGGCTAAGAATTTAGGAAGCTAAGGAAATTGACAGATCGAGCGAGCTGGAGATGGAAGACGTGATGTCGTTACACGGCGGGCGAGACGGCTAGCTGCTGCCGAGCGAGCCGCCGGCGGTGATCACTGTCTCGGATGGCCGTGGAAGAAGGGCGCGCCGGCCGGGAAGGCGGCGTAGGGTCCTGGCGTCGGGTACGGATCCATCACCACAGCCGATGACACGATGACATTGCCcaagccaccgccgccgccggcatcgCCAGCGGCTGTCGTGCTTGGCGGCGATCCGTCCCCGGCGTGGCGGAAGTGGTACTCGATtgcgccgacgccgccgcctgCAGCGGCAGGCAGGCCGTGAGGTCCGACGTCGTGAAGGATGCCCTTGAACACGTGGCCGCCGATGCTGACGGTGGTCTGGTACGCGACCTCCGCCTCGGCCTGGTCGACCGGCCCCAGGCGCACGCACCGGAACACCGCCTCCGAGCTCACCTCCCGCGGGAACCTCTCGGCGACCGTGACCATCTGCTGATCCCCTGCACGCGCGTACGTGGAAGCACCGGATTACAAGACAAGAAGAATTTTTGTCACGAGATGCAATGGGATTAGACGAGGCGGAGCGCGGCCAAGGCAAAACCGCGCAAGcaagatgatgatgattattGATTAGCGTGCATGATTGCTATCGTACCGGAGGAGGTGGTCGGGGTGGCGACGGTGAGGCGCGCGCGGGGGCGCTTGGTGGGGTCGCGGGACGGTCCGGCGCCCGGGGTTGttgtggcggcggcggaggccgcGAGCGCGGCGAGCTGCTGCTGGCGCTCGCGTCTCTTGGCGGCGGGGACCCAGGTGGACTTGACGTGGGTGCCGCAGTTGAAGCCGCGGCTCTTGCAGCAGGTGCGGCAGCGCTGATGCACGCAGTCCTTCTTGGCCTGGTTGCCGCAGTCCTGGCAGCTGACCCCGCCGCTGcttcccccgccgccgccgcccctggTGCcgcgcgacgacgacgacgacgcggcgCCGCCCGTGAGCGAGGGCGCGGCGCCGGGTGGTGGGTCATCGGAGAAGCGGATGATGTTGGAGGTGTAGAacgggtgctgctgctgctgctgctgctgctcgtgcTGCTGCCATAGCTGCAGTCCggcccccgcgcgcgcggcgtAGAGGAAGGACGCGGCGTCGGAAGGGTGCACCGGCGGGACGGACGACGCGGGGGCCTCGCGGCTGTGGCCTCCTCCACCTAGAGGGAACCCCGCCATGCGCCCAAATCCATAGGCCGCCGTGCCGTGCGCCGTGCCCGGCAAGGTGAAGGTGAAGCTCTGCGCAACGAGAGCCGCCTCCCCTCGCTCGCTCTACAGACTGCTGGCTGCTGCTCGTAGTCTGTGCTCTGGGCGGCGTGCTCAAGTCATGCCCCGCGCTCTGCGACGGATTAAAAACCTGCGTGCTCGCAGCCGAGCGGTGTGGTTTGTGGTGCCGGCGTGCGGCCGGAGTTAAGACGGTGAGGCGACAGAGAGGACCTGCCACGCCGCCATCAGCCTGCGCGCACCTAAACTGCCATTTATTGCCGGCCCTGCCgctctctctcctcccttctccttctccttctccttctcctctctctctctctctctcttttccgCACCGCGAGAGACAGGCACCACACCAACACGGCAGCCGCTGGCTGTGGGCTGGGCTGTGGCTGCTGctaatagagagagagagagagagcgcgcgtTGCGAGAGAAGAGTCGGAAAAAGGAGCAAGAGGAGGAGGGTACAGTCACCCAATAGAATACTGGGGGGCAACGTGATGGATGGcctgcccagtgcccggctGCCCCTGCTCCTGCCGTGCGGTGCCGCCGCCTGAATATGGCCTAGCTGGAATGGAATGTGCTGGAGTCTGGAGTACTACCACCAGCAGCAACGGCAAGCAAGGATTGCCACATGATGATGGTCTGCGTCTGCATGCATGTTTGTGTTTTGTAGAGTATCTGCCTGCCCATCTCTCTACTCGCTCCCTGGGGTGGTCAATGCAATATTCAAAAGCTTCAGGCCTGATCCGGAGTGGAGTAGTACGCAAATGCCGCCGGTATCCCCCTCTCTCCGGAAGCCGGAACAGAGAAAATCCAGTGGCAAAATCGTTGTTTATCACCATCCAATCCATCGGCAGGCTCGGTCTGCTGCTGCTGATCCGGCGCTGCGTTGTTTGCTTGCGCCTTGACGCGTCCCACCGACACGGGTCTGATCCCGGCACGGGCGGCGCGGGGGCGGCCCATGCACGCACACGAACACGCCCGCCGCCCCTGGTCCGCCGCGCGGGGTCAAGACCGGGAAACACGGGAGCTGCTTTTGCTGCCGTCTTTACGTGCGACGGACAGCTGCTTTCAATCCAGTCCAgcacagcaacaacaacaaaagctCATCtcatccctccctccctccctcccgggCGCCGGCTCGCCCACGTTCTCGTCAAAGCTGATGAATCTCGCGGCGCCGAGTCGGACACGGCGACACCGGGCCTTGCAGATCCACTTCGCGGGTCGTCGTCCTGGTTCCTGGTTGGGTTGGCCGCGGTCGCGCTCCATTCCAGCCACATCCACGCGCTTATATCTTGTCGTCCTCCGTTCCGTTTTGTGCAAGTCGTCTTGCCGCGGCGCAGGCACGCTACGAAACGGAGCGCGTCGCTGTCTCCTCGCGGCGTTTAGTTTTAGCCCGCCAAATTCACAGGGGTCACCTGTCACGCGCGGCGCGGGCGATCAGCATCAGCAGCACTGGATTGGTCAATGGGGGCGTCGAATAGACAGATGGaggggcgcgcgcgcgcggctgTGTGCGCGTGGTGATCTAGCCGGAGATACGCGTGACGTAGCTGGAATCCATGTCCCGTCTGCATGGTAGTGGTCCAGTCAGCCCAACCGTTAATCAGTCCCGGTTTGCAGGGAAAGCGATGATGATACTGTATGTACGTGCCGGTGCCGATGTGGACCGTACCATCGATTTTGCACGGGAAACCTGTTGGTCACTGAACTGTGACATATTCTGCAGCTTGCTTGTGTCTGGTTGACAGTCCCAGCCATACAGTACGTATACTAGTAAATCTTTTTAGTCTACTAGTAGCTTAGAGAGCATCTTATTGTAAGTTCTTGAGCAAATTGTGTTGGCTAACATAACAAACAAAGGCAATGAGTCCAGCACTGTTACAGTAGTATGACAGATTCGTGCTAGCCGTAGCGGCATATGATTGCCGAGAAAGCCTTGGCCAATGGACGAGCTAGATCGATCGTCAAAACCAAACCTTTCAAACCGGGTATCAGCATCGGATGACCATAATGCACCAGGGGCAGGAGCACTAGCATGGCGTCCACACTCGAAAAAGCAGCGCCGGTACGGTACGAGCATGCATTGGCACCTCGCGGCGCTGTGTGCGCTGAGATAGAAGAATCGATGGTGTACAGATTGGGGGAACCGGCCGGGATGTTGGCGGCAGCTGGGAGGATGCCCGAATTGAACGCGCGCGGCCCATGCATGCCCCCACTACAGCGACCTTCCTGCGCCAAGAGGAGCATCGAGGTCACGTTGTTTGCTGTACCGAGCGATTCCGGGCACTGTTTGTCGTCCTGGTCCCCGATCCggcactgcactgcactgcactgctGGTGGGGGTCGGGCCGTGGCCGCCGATCCGATCCGATCGCGATCGCGATCGCGGCTGGCGCTGTACTAGTACCTGTGTCCGCTGTTGGGGCTGGGATGGATGCGTGGCCAGTTGTGGTGGGGTGTGGGTGGGGCGAATTGGAAGCAGCAGCCAGAAGAATTGAAGAAGGAATTGCTCCCGTGTTGTACCGACCAGTGCCTTTGCCTTTGCAAATGCAATTGCATGCATCAAACGACAAGCAGCACGCATTGAATTGAAGGCCGGCCGGGGGAGAGTACTGCACTGCACTCCTCCGTGGGCCGCCGCGCGCCCGGCCGGACGACGGCTGCATCCATTTATTGTGAGCTCTGATCGCGGTCAGATCCATCCTCATTCTCTCGATCCAGGCCCGTACGGCGCGCCCCCTTGTTCTGTAGCCTGCATGCGACTGCGACTCTGCGAGTGAAAACAAACGCAAAGGGACAAGCCAACCCCGGTTCAGGCTCCTGAAGCTTGTGTGGGATCAGGTTTTGCCCTCGCCTTGCCCGTGCGGTGCGGTGTTGCGTCGCAACACGCCGAACCGCTCCTCTACATGCATCTCCAGGTCCCCCGCCCGCGTCAAAGACCGTTGCGGTTTCGGTGGCGGCCAAGGAGCCGAGAACGCCAAGCTCGGCACGTTTCAGTGCGCCGATGTCCCTCATGGCGTGCATTATAAAATGATAATGGCCGCGACGATTGCTACTATAAAATGACCTCGCCAAATAAGAAACCATCAAGTCCATGGAACAATTGCGAGCTTTGGGGTGGCagccgttcttcatccatacgTACGTACTTCTACGTTAGTGGTACTACTAGTGCTACGGTGAACGCAAAACTGCACGAACAAGGGCCCCGCCCCGCAAGGTCAAGATGCTCGTCATCAGGCGGCTGTTTTGCTGGTGGCATGTCACTCACATCTCCTCCGTGCAGTAGCAGCCGCAGCACGACCAGGATTTTTACTCGGGGCCGGGGCAGCCGGGACCGTCTCCCTCGACAAAGCTCCACCGGCAGGCACGCAGCGGTTTTTACTGCCCCCACAGGTACTGCAGCGATAAAAAGGGCAAGGCAGGCGGGGGAGGCGAGGAAAAAGTTGGGAACAGGATCCCAAGGCCGCCGCGCTGCAGTGCCTGCTGTGCTGAGAAAGTCCGGGCCCCAATAATGAAGCGAAGCCGGAAGCGGCAGCGGCCGGCCCTGCGTGCAGGCTGTTGGCTGGCCGGCCGGCTGGATGCAGCATGCAGCAAGCAGCCCCGTGCCTCGAGCCGTGCGCCGCTGTTACTCGTTGTACCCGCTCCCGGCTCGCCCGAGTTGACCCTCAGCCTTCCGTTCcgcttctcctcctctcctttttcccctttttttttaaaaatattattattattattattattattactactgTGGCAGCCACGTCCGCCGTGCCTCCCGCGGCCCGGGCCCCGCGCGCGTGGTCCCGTCCCGCCGCACTCCAGTCGTCATCCCGTGTGATGCGAGAGGCCGCAGCTTCGACCTGCGACGCGATGCGTTGGTCGCTGTGGATCGCGTGCGTCTGCGCCCGCCGCTCCGCTGATTGCCGCGCGCGCCCCACGTCTCTCGTCGTCCGCCGAGCGGGCGCGCGGGGATGCGCGCGGACACGGAGGGAACAGTGCGTAGCGGCGCGGGCGGCGGGGTCGCGGGCCGCTCTGGCAGGAGGAGGACGAATGGACGATGCGATCCTTTTGGCTCGTCCGTCCGTGTCCGTTGGCCCAGCGCCGCGCCCCGCGCGCTGATCCCAACGCGTAACGAACTGGGTGAGCAGAGCACGCacccgcgcgacgacgggatgGGTGCGGGAGACACGGCCGCGAGGTCGCGACTGCGGACTGCGGCGTGCGCCCCCCCAGCCCCCTCGGGACGCGTGGCTGGATTTGCGGGGTAAGCTGTCGCACTGTGAGGTCTGTGACTGGCTGGCTTTCAGCTGTTGGGCTTGCACGCGGAGAACGCCGGGCGGGCGCGACTTGGGTTCAGGCACCAGACATTTCTGATTTCTGACGCAGCTCTCAGGTTGATTTTTTCTGGCAGGCTGATTTGAAAAAATATcaggaaatttaaaaaaaagcaGGAAATTTTaaaccttaggccttgtttagttcccaaaagtgaaaaagtttttggtaccGTAACACTTTcgcttgtttgtgacaaatattatttaattacggactaactaggatcaaaagatttgtctcgtgatttacagctaaactgtgtaattactttttgtttttgtctatatttaatgtttcatgcatatgacacaagatttggtatgacgggaaatcttgaaaaaaaatttgattttcagggtgaactaaacgagaCCTTATTAGAAAATACGACTTGTAGGAGCGTATTATACAGGTGAGAATGAAATTCTGGGTAGTATATTCACAGAAGAATGACTTACATGAATACACACTCACACTTCACAGCCCATTAAAACCTGCTGCACACTGTACTGTACACCAATCAATCGCAGTAAAACCTGTTGCTCTGTACCGTGAACAGTTCGGCGTAGGTACACCTTTTATGAAAGCGGCAGAAAGTATGTACTGGTACGATTTTATATATATCGGGTTATCTCGTGGAGTAAGGATACTGTCATCGCCGAGGTTGTCTCGGAGAATTGGGAAAATGTACTGTTAATCCCGGAACACGCCCGGTACGTACGTGTCCAGAACGTGGCGGTGTTCCTACAAGGCCACAACAAATTCTCCTGTTCCACCATTATATTTCCATTCTCCTATCTCGAACGCAGGCCTCCTGTTTCCACAGAAGTGGTACTACGTGCGATCATTGCTCCTGGATAGCTTGTTTAATTCTTGCTTTTGTCTCTAGAGAGAGACCGTGCTTATATATGCATCTGCGTCAGTATCAAGTTTAATTCTCCTATCTCGAACGTCAGCACCTTTTGTGCCACAACTAGTATCAACTGTATCAAGTAGTATAGCAAAAGGTTGATACTTGATACTACATGCGATACAAAAAGGATCCAAGACATTAACCACACGCGGATTAGATGAATGTGTGTCAATAATGCTATCTTTCGCTAGCCTATCTACAGGTGCcaaacctactactactacttgaCTTGATTCATCGGCTGTAGATAGGGTAAATAATCGATCACCAAAAAGAAGGCGTTGGCCTTTGCTGCAAATCTTCCGACGATCATTGACCGACCAAATACGACTCGCGCTTTTGTCTGCAGCATATTGCACAGCCCCCGGCCATATCCTGCCTACCTGGCCTGTTCTTCAGCCATTCAGAATCGACGAGAGTGAGCGATGGAGAGACATTACGGGCATGTACTAGTACGTGACAGGGACACGACGAAGGAATCGATATCTCTCCATCGGTTGACACCGAAAGTGCAC encodes:
- the LOC110432445 gene encoding protein SHI RELATED SEQUENCE 1-like yields the protein MAGFPLGGGGHSREAPASSVPPVHPSDAASFLYAARAGAGLQLWQQHEQQQQQQQHPFYTSNIIRFSDDPPPGAAPSLTGGAASSSSSRGTRGGGGGGSSGGVSCQDCGNQAKKDCVHQRCRTCCKSRGFNCGTHVKSTWVPAAKRRERQQQLAALAASAAATTTPGAGPSRDPTKRPRARLTVATPTTSSGDQQMVTVAERFPREVSSEAVFRCVRLGPVDQAEAEVAYQTTVSIGGHVFKGILHDVGPHGLPAAAGGGVGAIEYHFRHAGDGSPPSTTAAGDAGGGGGLGNVIVSSAVVMDPYPTPGPYAAFPAGAPFFHGHPRQ